In a single window of the Melanotaenia boesemani isolate fMelBoe1 chromosome 22, fMelBoe1.pri, whole genome shotgun sequence genome:
- the gtf2h5 gene encoding general transcription factor IIH subunit 5 — protein sequence MVNVHKGVLVECDPAMKQFLLYLDETMALGKKFILKDLDDTHVFILAEVVHTLQDRVGELMDQNSFPITQK from the exons ATGGTCAACGTACACAAAGGTGTCCTTGTTGAATG TGATCCTGCTATGAAACAGTTCCTTCTCTATCTGGATGAAACGATGGCTTTGGGCAAGAAGTTCATCCTAAAGGACCTTGATGACACACACGTTTTCATCCTGGCAGAGGTGGTTCACACCCTGCAGGATAGAGTTGGAGAATTAATGGACCAGAACTCATTTCCCATCACACAGAAATaa